Proteins from a genomic interval of Bdellovibrio sp. GT3:
- a CDS encoding NAD(P)H-dependent flavin oxidoreductase — MHQIGKLILQKPLILAPMAGGPSTPQLAAAVSNAGALGSLGCAYESPEQIKKTIQTTKSLTENPFAVGLFAPIQDPVLNHEQIEKATAALASYRKELEISTLPNLHSPLTEDFDKQFEIVLQESPAVFSFTFGLVPKECITACRSQNIATIGTATTIQEAQLLVDLGVDAIVAQGVEAGGHRGIFSLTSEDPQIRMLDLVKLLSQNVKTTIIAAGGMMTGRDIRTALNSGAHFAQLGTAFLLCEEAGTSETYRTALLNSKNSTTDLTRAFSGRIARGIENRFLKEMRNKVDSILPFPAQNNFTRDIRNKATQLGKSDYLSLWAGEGVARIRSLPAKVLVETLWQED; from the coding sequence ATGCATCAAATTGGCAAACTCATTCTGCAAAAACCATTGATTCTGGCGCCCATGGCAGGCGGTCCCTCAACTCCCCAACTGGCAGCAGCTGTTTCAAATGCGGGAGCCTTGGGTTCACTGGGATGTGCCTATGAGTCCCCCGAGCAAATAAAGAAGACAATTCAAACTACAAAAAGTCTGACGGAAAACCCCTTTGCGGTCGGCTTGTTCGCACCAATTCAAGATCCAGTCTTAAATCACGAACAAATTGAAAAAGCCACCGCAGCTCTTGCCAGCTATCGGAAAGAATTGGAAATCAGCACGCTCCCAAACCTCCATTCCCCGTTGACGGAAGATTTTGACAAGCAATTCGAAATCGTCCTGCAGGAATCACCAGCGGTATTCAGCTTCACATTTGGTCTTGTTCCAAAAGAGTGCATCACAGCTTGCCGGTCCCAAAATATAGCAACCATTGGAACCGCCACAACAATTCAGGAAGCGCAGCTATTGGTCGACCTCGGAGTCGATGCCATCGTGGCTCAAGGAGTGGAAGCCGGTGGACACCGCGGGATTTTTTCTTTAACAAGTGAAGACCCACAGATCAGAATGTTGGATTTGGTAAAACTACTTTCGCAAAACGTAAAAACCACAATCATCGCGGCTGGCGGGATGATGACTGGCCGGGACATTCGCACAGCTTTGAATAGCGGAGCCCACTTCGCCCAACTGGGCACGGCATTTCTTCTTTGCGAAGAAGCCGGAACTTCAGAAACTTACCGCACTGCCTTGCTGAACTCCAAGAATTCAACAACGGATCTCACCCGCGCCTTTTCCGGAAGAATCGCACGTGGCATTGAAAATCGTTTTTTGAAAGAGATGAGAAACAAGGTCGACAGCATTCTGCCATTTCCGGCTCAGAATAACTTCACCCGGGACATCCGCAATAAAGCCACCCAGCTTGGTAAATCAGACTACTTGTCCCTTTGGGCTGGTGAAGGAGTGGCGAGGATTCGCAGTCTCCCGGCCAAGGTTCTTGTTGAGACCCTGTGGCAGGAGGACTAA
- a CDS encoding EamA family transporter, translated as MISSSGSLEIQANSRFNSLLSGALFVALGSSSYGMLSTFVKLAYKHGYSTAEVTISQVIWGALILTIMNSLFNKNQEKTNSQDLRQLVIAGFPVGLTSVLYYMSVMYIDASVAVVLLMQSVWMGIVIESVRGKRAPGIDKVLAVVMVLCGTLMATNVFGAAHKLDMRGVVLAVLAAMAFSWALASTQSVAAHLHPIKRSQIMMYGACVVVGIFGFLTQLGPYYFGMHLIGEQFIHNQAFNFPIFLSYGFIVAVFGTVIPPIMLNKGFPIVGVGLGSIISALELPFAMTISYSVLSEVVAGTQWLGALIIIVAIVLLNFKMIVPDARNH; from the coding sequence ATGATAAGTTCATCCGGGTCCCTAGAAATTCAAGCGAACTCTCGTTTCAATAGTCTTCTGTCAGGTGCATTGTTTGTCGCCTTGGGATCTTCCAGCTATGGAATGCTTTCGACATTCGTAAAACTCGCATACAAGCACGGCTACTCCACAGCCGAGGTCACAATCTCCCAGGTTATTTGGGGCGCGCTGATTTTGACGATCATGAATAGTCTGTTCAATAAGAACCAGGAAAAAACAAATTCGCAGGATCTCCGTCAGCTTGTGATCGCGGGATTTCCGGTGGGCTTGACCAGTGTTCTTTACTACATGTCGGTGATGTATATCGATGCGTCGGTCGCCGTGGTGCTGTTAATGCAATCCGTTTGGATGGGAATTGTGATCGAGTCAGTTCGTGGTAAACGCGCTCCCGGGATCGACAAAGTTTTGGCAGTGGTGATGGTTTTGTGCGGAACTTTGATGGCGACCAACGTTTTCGGAGCTGCTCACAAATTGGATATGCGGGGAGTTGTGCTGGCTGTTTTGGCGGCCATGGCATTTAGCTGGGCATTGGCTTCCACCCAAAGTGTGGCAGCGCATCTACATCCGATCAAACGCAGTCAGATCATGATGTATGGGGCCTGTGTTGTGGTGGGGATCTTTGGTTTCCTGACTCAGTTAGGGCCTTATTATTTTGGCATGCACTTGATCGGTGAGCAGTTCATTCACAATCAGGCGTTCAACTTTCCGATTTTCCTGTCTTACGGTTTCATAGTTGCGGTCTTTGGAACCGTGATACCGCCGATCATGTTGAATAAAGGTTTTCCAATTGTTGGTGTGGGGTTGGGCAGTATTATTTCGGCGCTGGAATTGCCCTTCGCGATGACGATTTCATATTCCGTATTAAGTGAAGTGGTGGCGGGCACCCAATGGTTGGGGGCCCTGATTATTATTGTCGCCATCGTTCTGTTGAATTTTAAAATGATCGTTCCTGACGCGCGCAATCATTAG
- a CDS encoding HD family phosphohydrolase: MIMELPPLTENLNRPEIIQKSWVITLSGNRFNILQPEPEAIKIEDIACALARQARFNGHTRFFYSVGQHSCLGAEVSPTKDIALHMLFHDATEAYIGDLVSPVKALLPDFEIIESRIHWAISKKFNLDFPLPKVVKQIDRRLLATEVRDLITKDLKSWNIADDEPFDFPIIPWPPEVTEARFLEIARQLLRQS, encoded by the coding sequence ATGATCATGGAATTGCCGCCACTCACAGAAAATCTTAATCGTCCCGAAATCATCCAAAAATCCTGGGTTATCACCCTGTCGGGAAATCGTTTTAATATTCTTCAGCCGGAACCGGAGGCGATTAAAATTGAAGACATCGCCTGTGCGTTGGCGCGCCAGGCCCGCTTTAACGGTCATACTCGATTTTTTTATTCAGTAGGGCAGCACTCCTGCCTTGGAGCGGAAGTATCGCCAACCAAGGATATCGCGCTTCATATGCTATTTCATGATGCCACAGAGGCTTATATTGGTGATCTGGTTTCTCCGGTTAAAGCATTGCTTCCGGATTTTGAAATTATTGAGTCACGTATTCACTGGGCGATCTCCAAAAAATTTAATTTGGATTTTCCGCTACCAAAAGTGGTGAAACAAATTGATCGTCGTTTGTTGGCGACCGAAGTTCGCGATCTTATCACCAAGGATCTTAAGTCCTGGAACATAGCAGACGACGAACCTTTTGATTTCCCGATTATTCCGTGGCCGCCAGAAGTGACCGAGGCTCGATTCCTGGAAATCGCTCGTCAGTTGTTGAGGCAGTCCTAG
- a CDS encoding DNA/RNA non-specific endonuclease, giving the protein MNFINAPLLTLLPLVIFVFQTRCYAAVEGIIGNMPLDKNPNITRQLPHTNASEIIISRKQYVISYNKTTRSPNWAAWELDPKKIGSADRSDSFIQDAELEEFLDKQGSPFRAVTSTEYKGTCFDRGHQVPSADRTNSTRDNEATFTMSNMLPQTPFLNRVMWEDLERYTRDLVSIKNKKAYVIAGPIYDQNFGAIGPNNDIPVPSKNFKIIFLLEPNQTAKEITKDTPALAVILPNTLADGSAVPTRESVDCETLGDQASGKADWNSYRTTVDEVEKLTGIRF; this is encoded by the coding sequence ATGAATTTTATAAATGCACCTTTACTGACACTATTACCTCTGGTCATCTTCGTATTTCAGACAAGATGTTATGCCGCTGTTGAAGGTATAATTGGAAATATGCCTTTGGATAAGAATCCAAACATAACCCGGCAACTGCCACACACGAATGCTTCGGAGATTATTATCTCTCGCAAGCAATATGTGATTTCATACAACAAAACCACCCGCTCACCCAATTGGGCCGCCTGGGAATTGGATCCAAAAAAGATAGGCTCGGCCGATCGCTCCGACAGCTTTATTCAAGATGCCGAGCTGGAAGAATTTCTGGACAAACAAGGAAGTCCCTTCCGAGCCGTCACCTCGACGGAGTATAAAGGGACCTGTTTTGATCGTGGGCATCAGGTTCCCTCGGCGGATCGAACCAACAGCACCCGGGATAACGAAGCCACCTTCACCATGAGCAATATGCTTCCTCAGACACCTTTTTTAAATAGAGTGATGTGGGAGGACCTTGAACGCTACACGAGGGATCTGGTTTCCATTAAAAACAAAAAGGCCTACGTGATTGCCGGTCCAATTTACGATCAAAACTTTGGCGCCATTGGTCCTAACAACGACATACCCGTTCCGTCGAAAAACTTTAAGATTATTTTCCTGCTGGAGCCAAATCAGACCGCGAAAGAAATCACCAAAGACACACCCGCCCTGGCAGTCATTTTACCAAACACCCTGGCTGACGGAAGTGCCGTTCCGACCAGGGAGAGCGTTGATTGCGAAACGCTAGGGGATCAGGCCTCTGGGAAAGCCGATTGGAATAGCTACCGAACCACGGTAGATGAAGTGGAAAAGCTGACCGGTATCAGATTTTAA
- a CDS encoding siderophore-interacting protein, producing MENKNREIKTVMHTVKLRKLTVKKTELLSKSLKRITLTGDDLEGFVSMSPDDHVKAFFAYPGEDEPVIPSMLAPDAKQDRPPIMRDYTPRRYNAEAKELEIDFVLHGKGPGSQWAQLAEVGSKFTMGGPRGSKIVPYEFDWYLMIGDETSLPSFARRLEEIPSNAKAVVFIQVKNESEKIQLQHGPDVAIHWVFRNGNDATSVEMLKEAVLKEPFPSGDYFSWIGTEKGCAMELKSLLLDVKGAEESWIKATGYWKNGEAG from the coding sequence ATGGAAAACAAGAACAGAGAAATCAAAACAGTCATGCATACAGTGAAACTTAGAAAGCTGACGGTCAAAAAAACCGAGCTTCTAAGTAAAAGTCTTAAGAGAATCACTTTGACTGGTGATGACCTGGAAGGATTCGTTTCCATGTCTCCGGATGATCACGTGAAAGCATTTTTTGCTTATCCCGGAGAAGACGAACCGGTTATTCCCTCCATGCTCGCGCCAGATGCGAAACAAGACAGACCTCCCATAATGAGAGACTATACTCCGCGCCGCTACAATGCCGAAGCCAAGGAACTTGAAATAGATTTCGTGCTTCATGGCAAGGGACCGGGATCGCAATGGGCCCAGCTGGCTGAAGTTGGATCCAAGTTTACAATGGGTGGCCCCAGAGGTTCTAAAATCGTCCCGTATGAATTTGACTGGTACCTGATGATCGGAGACGAAACATCCTTGCCCTCTTTTGCCAGACGTTTGGAAGAGATTCCCTCGAATGCAAAAGCCGTGGTCTTTATTCAAGTTAAAAATGAATCCGAAAAAATTCAGTTGCAGCATGGACCTGACGTTGCCATTCACTGGGTCTTTAGAAATGGAAATGACGCTACATCAGTTGAAATGCTTAAAGAGGCGGTGTTGAAGGAACCATTCCCAAGCGGGGACTATTTTTCCTGGATCGGCACTGAAAAAGGCTGTGCGATGGAATTAAAGAGCCTGCTTTTGGATGTGAAAGGCGCCGAGGAATCTTGGATCAAAGCCACAGGATATTGGAAGAATGGAGAGGCCGGGTAA
- a CDS encoding Ig-like domain-containing protein yields the protein MFLGLVLSSCSLSLKITDKLASLTIPTPQAILSSAIAANNNQAQWAVTVQFNTPIDGLDLSDFTVLNGTATQLVKVTDTEYTIVLIPTAEGNVSVQLNQDSVVNSVSVPNSVSNLLQFYNDRTNPTATISYSGLDPTKDTPIVFTLTFSEPVDGQPLPGDFNVTGGSVSQVTGSGSVFTFEVVPSANGTVSVDYPAGKITDLVTNPNSATNSVSVAFNNDRPLPVLTTAAGSNVNSAINVTVTFSAGVTGFTGADLEVENAVVSNFAGSGDTYTFTLAPIAEGDFRVRAVENAAVDAATNLSLASAWLQRKYDSIRPTVTLSSLPTYRTTAGSVAVTATFSETVTGFDLSDLNLTNATASITGSGTTYTITLTPSAEGTFGVSIPDNAVSDAAGNGVQGPVGVSSILDTIQPTVVVTSDIGPYSYTSPMSFTVIFSEPVTGLDLSDFTVVGGTNAQLGTLVGFGTTWTFQMSPSGTGTKSITLPAIRVKDAAGLDNVVSNTETFIYDTTVIPVSFVQKEQVVSESAVGAQKFQVRLGGTKPYDVTIHYRLVGNAVSGIDHDLPTEGSVTIPANSANPTIVDIPFNLIQNPGSENKYMQMNLHYTSSPLVRFGVDYQSRLHINDADSVHSSVIELGIGHSSRCVILSNGRLRCWGANSGDGTTDQLVLPKDIDSGQSYTKVATDSSSSTNCAIRSSGELYCWGNNSFYQLGNGNNTASYSPSFVGSDFTDVAPIGRAVCGIKLGDIYCWGSETRGELANGAATAAVTTPTSVTSTHDFVAIAGGNWAGCALNSVGDLYCWGDDTSYLQGNGAATAEVLVPTLVPTAVKFKSLSMYANHACAIDLNDYLYCWGSNSSGNLGDGTTTYSDVPKAIDAGNKYLNVAVGNAHTCAVRMTSNQAVCWGSNRTGSSDAGALGDGSNYSVANKLVPTVVGGSSTFLKVDAGNNYSCGITTDQRIQCWGSYASQSVGDGLENNRSIIAESDIGQNYKQISVGSTLSCGIDSFDRLKCWGNGTTASIGDGTSGVGVVRSSPIVLDRGLTYKSVAVGDMYGCAITTDDTVKCWGRNSDGVLGFAGATSSPTPRLVDGGAKYKKIVAGNSMTCGITMDGVLKCWGYNSNLWQLGDAGVIPGSSQPKVIDPGVRYRDISVAPKATYHTCGVTEDKILKCWGANTSYQAGLGSITPDRYNTPQVVSATDLYTSVSVGSDYACAIRDGSNSLYCWGSSTGYRTGLNSTTVKTTPTLVDSAAEYTSLRIGENGGCGLTNVGIKCWGDAYGSFARLINLTSATRTPTLIPNATDYKDLSFNNINTTVAGCLLKNDSTLWCLGPSVNGLLANASVFQSWLIPVDVTTWVVP from the coding sequence ATGTTTTTGGGATTGGTGCTTTCCAGTTGCAGCCTGTCTTTGAAAATTACGGACAAGCTAGCCAGCTTAACTATACCGACTCCTCAGGCAATCCTGTCCTCGGCAATAGCAGCGAATAATAATCAAGCGCAGTGGGCAGTGACGGTTCAGTTTAATACTCCCATTGATGGACTGGACCTTTCTGATTTTACCGTTCTTAACGGTACGGCCACGCAACTGGTAAAAGTGACAGATACGGAATATACGATTGTTTTAATTCCAACAGCTGAAGGAAATGTCAGCGTTCAATTAAATCAGGACTCAGTCGTAAACTCAGTGTCGGTACCCAATTCGGTTTCGAATCTGCTGCAGTTTTATAACGATCGTACAAATCCCACGGCGACCATTTCTTATTCAGGCCTCGATCCTACGAAGGACACGCCCATCGTTTTCACATTGACCTTTAGTGAGCCGGTGGATGGCCAGCCTCTGCCTGGAGACTTTAATGTTACCGGTGGCAGTGTAAGCCAAGTCACGGGCTCCGGTTCGGTATTTACGTTTGAAGTGGTGCCCTCTGCAAACGGCACTGTCTCTGTTGATTATCCTGCAGGAAAAATTACGGATCTGGTGACCAATCCAAACTCGGCCACCAATTCGGTTTCAGTGGCTTTTAATAATGACCGTCCATTGCCGGTACTCACGACAGCGGCGGGGAGTAACGTTAATTCTGCGATCAATGTGACAGTGACATTCAGTGCTGGTGTAACGGGTTTTACGGGCGCCGATTTGGAAGTTGAAAATGCGGTGGTCAGTAACTTTGCCGGGAGTGGGGATACCTACACCTTTACTTTGGCGCCTATTGCGGAAGGGGACTTCCGAGTTCGCGCGGTCGAAAACGCGGCTGTGGATGCGGCAACGAATCTGTCTCTGGCTTCCGCATGGTTGCAAAGGAAGTACGATTCGATTCGGCCGACGGTAACACTATCAAGTCTTCCCACTTATAGGACGACGGCGGGATCCGTTGCGGTGACCGCGACTTTTTCTGAAACTGTAACCGGTTTTGATCTTTCAGACTTAAACCTAACCAATGCGACCGCTTCCATAACTGGAAGTGGGACAACTTATACAATCACTCTTACACCTTCAGCAGAAGGGACTTTTGGGGTCAGTATTCCTGACAATGCGGTGAGCGATGCCGCAGGAAATGGTGTGCAAGGGCCGGTTGGTGTATCCAGTATCCTTGACACAATTCAACCAACTGTTGTTGTTACCAGTGATATCGGTCCGTATTCGTACACTTCTCCGATGAGTTTTACGGTGATCTTCAGTGAACCCGTGACGGGTTTGGATCTTTCTGATTTCACGGTGGTTGGTGGAACCAATGCTCAACTGGGAACTCTGGTGGGGTTTGGAACAACGTGGACTTTTCAAATGAGTCCGTCCGGTACGGGAACGAAGTCGATCACACTTCCAGCGATCAGAGTCAAAGATGCCGCAGGACTTGATAACGTCGTTTCAAATACGGAAACCTTTATATACGACACAACAGTAATCCCTGTTAGTTTTGTTCAAAAAGAACAAGTTGTTTCGGAATCAGCAGTCGGAGCACAAAAGTTTCAGGTTCGTCTGGGAGGTACCAAACCTTACGACGTGACGATTCACTATCGCCTTGTTGGTAATGCCGTGAGCGGCATTGATCACGATTTACCGACCGAGGGAAGTGTTACGATTCCCGCAAATTCTGCGAATCCGACGATCGTGGATATTCCATTTAATCTGATCCAGAATCCTGGATCCGAAAATAAGTATATGCAAATGAATCTGCATTACACGAGCAGTCCCTTGGTTCGATTTGGCGTAGACTATCAAAGTCGTTTGCATATTAATGACGCGGACAGTGTGCATAGCTCTGTCATTGAGTTGGGGATCGGACATAGCAGTCGGTGTGTCATTCTTAGTAACGGGCGACTGCGCTGTTGGGGGGCGAACTCAGGCGACGGAACAACTGATCAACTCGTCTTGCCCAAAGACATAGACAGCGGTCAAAGCTACACAAAGGTGGCGACAGATTCAAGTTCAAGTACAAACTGTGCAATTCGCAGTAGTGGTGAATTGTATTGCTGGGGAAATAACAGTTTTTACCAACTGGGCAATGGCAACAACACGGCAAGCTATTCACCGTCCTTTGTTGGTTCTGATTTCACTGATGTCGCGCCGATTGGTCGTGCGGTTTGTGGAATCAAGCTGGGCGACATTTATTGCTGGGGTTCTGAAACTCGCGGTGAACTTGCTAATGGAGCAGCCACAGCAGCCGTCACAACTCCAACAAGTGTGACTTCAACCCATGACTTTGTAGCTATCGCCGGAGGAAATTGGGCGGGCTGTGCATTGAACTCTGTTGGTGACCTGTATTGTTGGGGAGACGATACTTCCTATTTGCAAGGGAATGGGGCCGCAACGGCGGAAGTGTTGGTTCCGACGCTCGTTCCAACTGCAGTTAAGTTTAAAAGTTTGAGTATGTATGCAAATCATGCGTGCGCGATTGACTTGAATGACTACCTGTACTGCTGGGGCTCCAATAGTTCAGGAAACTTGGGCGATGGGACTACAACTTACAGCGATGTTCCGAAAGCGATTGATGCTGGGAATAAGTATTTAAACGTTGCCGTCGGCAATGCCCATACCTGCGCGGTACGTATGACCTCCAACCAGGCAGTTTGTTGGGGTTCCAATCGAACGGGCTCCTCGGATGCCGGAGCATTAGGTGATGGCAGCAACTATAGCGTGGCAAACAAACTGGTACCAACAGTGGTGGGCGGATCTTCCACATTTCTAAAAGTGGATGCAGGTAATAATTACTCTTGCGGAATTACCACCGACCAAAGAATTCAATGCTGGGGATCTTATGCGAGTCAAAGCGTTGGTGATGGTTTGGAAAATAATCGTAGTATTATTGCTGAGTCAGATATTGGCCAGAACTATAAGCAGATCTCGGTTGGTTCAACTTTGTCGTGTGGAATCGACTCATTCGATCGATTGAAGTGCTGGGGGAATGGAACGACAGCTTCCATTGGAGACGGGACCTCTGGAGTCGGGGTTGTTCGGTCAAGTCCTATCGTTTTGGATCGGGGATTAACATACAAATCAGTGGCCGTAGGGGACATGTACGGCTGTGCGATCACCACCGATGATACAGTAAAATGTTGGGGCAGGAACAGTGACGGTGTTTTGGGCTTTGCTGGTGCGACATCATCCCCAACTCCAAGATTAGTGGACGGTGGTGCAAAGTATAAAAAAATTGTTGCTGGCAATTCTATGACTTGCGGAATCACAATGGATGGAGTTTTGAAGTGCTGGGGTTATAATTCCAATCTGTGGCAACTTGGGGATGCCGGCGTTATCCCTGGTTCGTCGCAGCCAAAGGTGATCGATCCCGGAGTGCGGTATCGGGACATTAGCGTAGCTCCCAAGGCCACTTACCATACATGTGGAGTTACCGAAGATAAAATATTGAAATGCTGGGGAGCCAATACCTCCTACCAGGCAGGTTTGGGGAGCATCACTCCGGATCGTTACAATACTCCACAGGTGGTCAGTGCAACCGATTTATATACATCAGTTTCCGTCGGTAGTGATTATGCCTGCGCAATACGTGATGGCTCCAATAGCTTGTATTGCTGGGGTAGTTCCACTGGATATAGAACAGGGCTGAATTCTACTACCGTGAAAACGACACCGACGTTGGTTGATAGCGCAGCAGAGTACACCTCGCTAAGAATTGGCGAGAATGGTGGTTGTGGACTTACGAATGTGGGAATAAAATGCTGGGGGGATGCTTATGGCTCTTTCGCGCGTTTGATTAACCTTACATCCGCTACCAGAACGCCAACGTTAATTCCGAATGCAACTGATTATAAGGATCTCTCATTTAATAATATCAATACTACTGTTGCTGGATGTCTGTTGAAGAACGATTCCACTTTGTGGTGTTTGGGGCCGTCTGTAAATGGTCTGTTGGCGAATGCGTCTGTTTTTCAGTCTTGGCTTATTCCGGTGGATGTCACTACGTGGGTTGTGCCTTAG
- a CDS encoding cupin domain-containing protein, translated as MVKLFFAIGLIFPIYSVAADEADHVMMTPQEMKWVDGPPSLPKGAKVAIMYGDPSVAGPFGMRLKMPAKYMIPPHFHPQDENVTVISGTFSMATGSDVKSKLMKLPPGSFARMKAGTHHFARAEKDAVVQLNGMGPWGITYINPSDDPRAAKDLTQR; from the coding sequence ATGGTTAAGCTTTTTTTTGCAATCGGTTTGATATTTCCAATCTATTCAGTGGCAGCTGACGAAGCTGATCACGTTATGATGACTCCGCAGGAGATGAAATGGGTGGATGGACCTCCATCTTTACCCAAAGGGGCAAAAGTAGCCATCATGTATGGGGATCCATCCGTGGCTGGTCCGTTTGGTATGCGCTTGAAAATGCCGGCGAAGTATATGATTCCTCCGCACTTCCATCCTCAGGATGAAAATGTAACTGTCATTTCCGGAACCTTTTCGATGGCAACGGGAAGTGACGTAAAATCGAAACTGATGAAGTTACCACCGGGAAGCTTCGCTCGCATGAAAGCAGGTACCCATCACTTTGCTCGCGCAGAAAAAGATGCGGTGGTGCAGTTGAATGGTATGGGGCCTTGGGGGATTACTTATATCAATCCCTCAGATGATCCGAGGGCTGCAAAAGATCTGACTCAGCGATAG